Sequence from the Bremerella volcania genome:
TTTGTCGATTTCCACGGTAAGCAGGCCATCAACTTTCAGATCACGCTGATCCTGGCCTACATGGCCTCCGGCGTTTTGATGTGCGTTTACGTCGGAATTCTATTGGCCATGGTCACCTTCGCCATTCAAGTTATCTTCACGATCTTGCCTGCTATGAAGGCCTACGAGGGGGAGCCATACGTCATTCCCGTCGCGATTCCCTTTTTACGATAAGTGTCCAAGCGTATTACTGAGCCGCGGTGTCATCTTGCGGTACCACGCAAGCCAATAGGCGGAGATACTTTATTTGGCGTTAAGGGCGTTGCAATCATCACAGAAGGGCCAAAAACCCGGAATATAACGAGTCAGATCCCCCATCTTGTGGAGTGGTATACCAGCCACCGGGAATTAGACTGAGCTTAGCAATTTCTTCATTCTCGGTTTGCCACATCGAATCTCGGTGGCATCGAGCGAAAATATAGACAGCTAAGTAACTGCCGCCGACCGAGACACTCGTTCTGGGGCAGTGACCATATTGGCGACTCTGGTTGGCCCGTTTCCCCCGACGTTTGCCCCTGCCGGCCTGAGTCGCCTTTTTTTCTCTCTCGTGATCGCTAGACCCTGCCTACTAGCTAGCACTGCGGAAGACCACATCCCCGGTGGTCTCAAGGGAAAAATCCAGCCAATAAAGTTTTCACCGAATCTGCATCGATACGGCGAGGACCCATCCCCACGTGACTCCTATAGGTGCGTTTTTTTGCATAAGCTGGAAGCCTGCCTGGTGGGCAAAAAAAGGCCTTCGAAAAACCGTTGCAAGAAAAACGATAATGGGGGAATATCAGTCACAGACGGACGCGAATTAAAGCATAGAGACGATTTCAGTTCCATCGAGAACGAGGCGGAGTTAGCAGCCTGAACAACTGCGGCTCACAAACTACCTACCTGCAAAACGACCTACCTACCGGAACAGAGGATTATTAGCATGGGCAAAATTACCCCAGCTCAGTTTGCCAAATCGGCGATTACCGTTTTGATCATGGTCGGCATCCTGGGCGTCGCTTTTGGCGAGTCGCTCTACCGCAAGGCCAACTACGTCACCTTCCTGACGACCGAGTCTTTTCCGACGATGAACCCGCTGCACCAAGACAGGCTGATCTCGGAGAACAGCTTTACCGACGAAGGGGGCATCATGCATCGTTTGTTCGTCTTCGAGTCGGAAGCTGGTAGCGGCACCACGACCTGCCGGGTGGTGGTCACCGATAAGGATTACCACGTCACCTCCTCGTGGAACGCTGATCGCAGCAACAAGCTGCTCAACGTCGGTTTCATGGAGCACACCTCACCGCCGGTTTTGGAAATCGTCCGACACGATTCCACCAAGCGAGCACTCATTTGCGAGCACCTCTGTCTGCACATGGGCGTGCTACAGGCGTACCAATATCGCCCTCGCGAAGCCGGACCAGTTACCCGCTAGTTCACGCTGCGGAAACGACCTCCGATTGACCCTCAAATCAACCCCAGTAAAATCTTGCGGTAACTGGGGTTACATTCTTCACGCTCACTTGAGGGTGCCAAAGCTTGCCCCTGGGGTTTTCCCATCACCCGAACTTCGGAAGGGGCCATGTCCGCCAAGCCAACCAATCGACCGTCCAAGTACCAAGTCTTTCTGCTCTGGTCGAACGACACCGTCAAAGAGTGTCGCGATGTCCGCAAGTTCTTCAAAGAGTTCAATAAGAAAACCGCCAAGCCTGAGTTTGGCGTCACCTTCGAGATCATCGATCACTGCTTCGGTACCGACGACAAAGGGCACCCCGGCGCCGTCCCGGCCGAAGAGTTGTTGGCCAAGGCCAAGGATACGCTCGCACTGACCATCGGCCTGTGCACCGATGACGAGACGTCGCTCAATCCGTACACCGAAGAAAAAGCCCAGCAGCAGTTAGACCTGGTGCTGGAAAGTGCGAAGCAGAACAAGTTCCATCAGTCGGTCTGGTTCGTCCTCACGCACCGCAATAACGGCAGCGATCAGCGCGAGGAGGTCTCAGGCGAGATCCACGACCTGCTGCGTCTCCCCGAAGGCTTGAAGCCGAATGACATTTGCCTGTTCGGCGAAAGCGATACCTTCGCCGACGTGCTGGCCGAGAAGTTGACCAAGCTGCTTTCCGACGAAAGCCGTCCGTGGATCGAAGATCAGAACGCCGCGGTTCATGCGATCGAAGCGGCTCGTCGTCAGAAGATGGACAAGCTCGTCAGCTTGGGGATCGACCCGTGGGGGCAGCGGTTCGACAACAAGCAGTCGATTTCCGAGGTTCGCGGGCTCGAGTCGGAAATCACCGAAGAGAAGACGACCAGCGAAGGAGGACGCGAGCAAACCCAGTACAGTGGTCCCAAGGTACGCGTCGCGGGGCGGGTCGTGCTGATGCGACCCACTGGCAAGCTGATCTTCATCAACCTGGTCGATCGGACCGGCACCATCCAGTTGTTTCTCGGCCAGGCCCAGGTCGGTGAGCGCAACTGGGAGATCGCCCAGTGCTTGGATCTCGGCGATATCATTGGCGTCGATGGCGAACTGAAGAAAACCAAGACCGGCGAGCTGACCGTCTTCGTCGAAGAACTTCACTTCCTGACCAAGACGCTCGAAGCTCCACCGGAAAAGCATAAGGGCCTGACCGATCCCGAGATGCGTCAGCGGATGCGTTACTTGGATCTGGCCTACGGCGACGGCGTGCTCGAACGTTTCGTGCAGCGAACCCAAATCGTGCGTTCGATTCGCGATACGCTCGTCGGTGAAGGCTACTACGAAATTGAAGGCCCGACGCTGCACACGATCGCCGGTGGTGCCGCCGCGCGTCCTTTCGAGACCTTCCACAACGCCCTGGGTATGCCGCTGGTGATGCGAATCGCCTTGGAACTGCACCTGAAGCGGCTGCTGGTTGGCGGCATGGAACGGGTCTTCGAATTGGGACGCGTCTACCGCAACGAAGGGATCAGCCCGCGTCACAACCCTGAGTTCACCATGCTTGAGGTCTACCAGGCCTTCGGCAACTACGAAACGATGATGGAGCTGACCGAGAACATCGTCAAGAACGCCCTCGATGCGATCGGCTCGCCGTACAAGGTTCCCTTCGGCGAGAAAGAGATCGACTTCACGCCCCCGTTCGATCGGAAGTGCTACAGCGACCTGCTAGCAGAGCACGCCGGCATCGATCCGACGAACGAAGCCGAGGTAATCGCGTGTGCCAAGAAGCTGGGCCTGGAGACCGACGGCAAGCACCCCGACGTGCTGCGTAACGAGATCTTTGAAGAAACGGTCGAAGACAAACTGGTCGGCCCGGTCTTCGTAATCGACTACCCTGCTAGCATCTGCCCGTTGACCAAGCGAAAAGCGGATAATCCAGCGGTTGCCGAACGTTTCGAGCTGTTCATCCAAGGCATGGAACTGGCCAACGCCTACACCGAGTTGAACGACCCCGACCTGCAGGAAAAGCTGTTCCGCACCCAGTTGGAAGGGATGGACGAAGAGGACTCGATGGCCCGCATGGACACCGATTTCGTCCGAGCCCTTCGCAACGGAATGCCGCCAGCTGGCGGACTTGGTATTGGCATCGACCGCCTTGTCATGTTACTAACTAACAGCGCGACGATTCGCGAAATCATTTTGTTCCCGCTGTTGCGGCACGAAGCAACCTGATTGCATCCAGATTGAAGGTTAAATCTGTGTGCCACTGGTCTCTGGCCAGTGCCTAAGGTTCACGTTTTCTCCCCCATCACAATGGCCAGAGGCCAGTGGCACACCGCCGGAGGGGCGAGGGGACCAGACACGAGTGCCGCGTTTGCCGAAGGATTGGCAATGTACAAGTTGATGCTCTGTCTGCGTTACCTGAAAACGCGTTGGATCGCCCTCGCGTCGATCATTAGCGTGACGCTGGGCGTGGCCACCATGGTGGTCGTGAACGCCGTCATGTCAGGCTTCTCGCACGAGATGCACGTTCGCCTGCACGGCATTCTTTCCGACGTCGTGATGGAAAGCCACAGCCTGGATGGCTTCTACCAGTGGGAACGTCACATGCAAGCCGTACGCGAGGTGGCCGGCGACGACATCGAGAACATGACCGTCACCGTGCACGTACCGGCGATGCTGAACATGCGTGTGCGTGACCAGTGGCTGCCGCGGCAACTCACCGTCATCGGCATCGACGACGAAACGTACAATAAAGTCAGCGACTTTTCAAAGTATCTGAAGCACCCATCCAACCGCCAGCAGGTCGACTTCAACCTGAAGGAAACCGGCTACGACGGCCCGGAGAACTCTCCCTTGGTCGAATCAGGCTGGGAGTATCGTCGCGAGAAGATCGCCTACCAGAAAGAACTGGAAGCCGAGATGCGGCGTTTTGAAACGATGCATCAACATGGCCATATGCCGCGCCGCGATCCCAACGAGATCGCAGCGATGGATAGCCCTCTGGCCGAAGATGCTGCTCAGCCAGCCCCACTGGTCACTCCTAAGTTCGCCGATGATCCCGATGCACCACCGCTGCCAGGAGCACCCCCTGCCGACCTGGCCGAGCGGATGGCCAAGCAAACCAAGCCAATCGATCCCAATCAGGGAGGCGACCCGTTTGCTCTGCGTCACGATCAGCCCAAGAGCCAGACCTTCGATCCGATGAAGCATCAGGCCCCCGGCATCATCCTGGGGATGGCCGTGGCCAGCATTCGTCAGCGAGATGCCGAAGGCCAGGTGAAAGATTATTTCCTGGCCGTGCCTGGCGACGACGTTCGCCTGACGTTTCCTTCGGCCGAAAGCCCACCCAAGGCGATCAACGCGACCTTCACGGTCGTCGACTTCTACGAAAGCAAGATGAACGAATACGACGCCGGCTTCGCGTTCGTTCCGCTGAGCAAGCTCCAGTCGCTACGTTACATGACGCACCCGGAACTGGGCAGCGCCGTCTCGACGATTCAAATTCGCTTGAAGCCAGGCGTCGACCTCAACCAGTTCACCAACAAGCTGCGTGCTGCTTTCCCCGCTGAAACGCATCCCTTCCGCATTCAATCGTGGAAGGACATGCAAGGGCCGCTGTTGGCTGCCGTGCAGATGGAAAAGACGATCCTCAATATCCTGCTGTTTTTGATCATCGGCGTGGCCGGCTTCGGCATTCTGGCGACCTTCTACATGATCGTCGTCGAGAAGACCAAAGACATCGGCATCCTCAAATCGCTCGGTGCCAGCGGTGGCGGGATCATGAGCATCTTCGTCGGCTACGGGCTCTCGCTGGGCATTGTCGGTTCCGGCGTCGGCTGCATTCTCGGCCTGCTATTCGTCTGGAACATCAACCACATCGCCAAGCTGATCGAGATGATCACCGGGCGCGAAGTGTTTGATCCGACGATCTATTACTTCCAGGAAATTCCTACCATCGTCGAACCCGCCGCGATTGCCATGGTGGTTTTTGGGGCGATGTTGATTGCCGTATTGGCGAGCGTGCTGCCAGCGATTCGCGCCGCACGACTTCACCCGGTCGAGGCCCTCCGTTATGAGTAACATGATGAGCGATAGCTACACGTCCACCGCGACCGCCCCGGCCGTCACCCCTGCGCCTAAGAAGCCGGGTCCGCACGTCCACACCGACCGCTTCGATAC
This genomic interval carries:
- a CDS encoding DUF4870 domain-containing protein; translated protein: MSSDFTNPHESSPYESGQSQEVTQDDRNMALLCHILGLLTNVFGPLILWVLMKDKSPFVDFHGKQAINFQITLILAYMASGVLMCVYVGILLAMVTFAIQVIFTILPAMKAYEGEPYVIPVAIPFLR
- the lysS gene encoding lysine--tRNA ligase, encoding MEDQNAAVHAIEAARRQKMDKLVSLGIDPWGQRFDNKQSISEVRGLESEITEEKTTSEGGREQTQYSGPKVRVAGRVVLMRPTGKLIFINLVDRTGTIQLFLGQAQVGERNWEIAQCLDLGDIIGVDGELKKTKTGELTVFVEELHFLTKTLEAPPEKHKGLTDPEMRQRMRYLDLAYGDGVLERFVQRTQIVRSIRDTLVGEGYYEIEGPTLHTIAGGAAARPFETFHNALGMPLVMRIALELHLKRLLVGGMERVFELGRVYRNEGISPRHNPEFTMLEVYQAFGNYETMMELTENIVKNALDAIGSPYKVPFGEKEIDFTPPFDRKCYSDLLAEHAGIDPTNEAEVIACAKKLGLETDGKHPDVLRNEIFEETVEDKLVGPVFVIDYPASICPLTKRKADNPAVAERFELFIQGMELANAYTELNDPDLQEKLFRTQLEGMDEEDSMARMDTDFVRALRNGMPPAGGLGIGIDRLVMLLTNSATIREIILFPLLRHEAT
- a CDS encoding ABC transporter permease — encoded protein: MYKLMLCLRYLKTRWIALASIISVTLGVATMVVVNAVMSGFSHEMHVRLHGILSDVVMESHSLDGFYQWERHMQAVREVAGDDIENMTVTVHVPAMLNMRVRDQWLPRQLTVIGIDDETYNKVSDFSKYLKHPSNRQQVDFNLKETGYDGPENSPLVESGWEYRREKIAYQKELEAEMRRFETMHQHGHMPRRDPNEIAAMDSPLAEDAAQPAPLVTPKFADDPDAPPLPGAPPADLAERMAKQTKPIDPNQGGDPFALRHDQPKSQTFDPMKHQAPGIILGMAVASIRQRDAEGQVKDYFLAVPGDDVRLTFPSAESPPKAINATFTVVDFYESKMNEYDAGFAFVPLSKLQSLRYMTHPELGSAVSTIQIRLKPGVDLNQFTNKLRAAFPAETHPFRIQSWKDMQGPLLAAVQMEKTILNILLFLIIGVAGFGILATFYMIVVEKTKDIGILKSLGASGGGIMSIFVGYGLSLGIVGSGVGCILGLLFVWNINHIAKLIEMITGREVFDPTIYYFQEIPTIVEPAAIAMVVFGAMLIAVLASVLPAIRAARLHPVEALRYE